In one Sphingomonas hankookensis genomic region, the following are encoded:
- the rarD gene encoding EamA family transporter RarD, with protein MDEGVDRRGLAFGVGAYALWGLLPLYFRLLGPIDAGEIVAQRVLWSALLVAVIVVAVGRGAQLRAAFADRRALANLVASAAFIAINWLVYVWAVLHGEVLAASLAYFLNPLLNVLLGVVLLGERMNRTQGAAVALAGAGVALFAFGSSWIALGISLSLAISFALYGLIRKTVSVGALEGLMVETTLLAPVALGYLLLLSTTQPLAFDQGAGMAALLVVAGAVTTAPLLLFSAAARRLRLATMGMLQFLAPSLQFLIAIFVFGETLTPVRMGCFALIWAGLAVYVVGGRRPGRRDATPTRA; from the coding sequence ATGGACGAGGGGGTGGACCGGCGCGGGCTGGCGTTCGGCGTCGGCGCCTATGCGCTGTGGGGGCTGTTGCCGCTCTATTTCCGGCTGCTGGGGCCGATAGACGCGGGGGAGATCGTGGCGCAGCGCGTGCTGTGGTCGGCGCTGCTCGTCGCGGTCATCGTCGTCGCGGTCGGGCGCGGCGCCCAGTTGCGCGCGGCCTTTGCCGATCGCCGCGCGCTCGCCAACCTCGTCGCCAGTGCGGCATTCATCGCGATCAACTGGCTGGTCTATGTCTGGGCGGTGCTCCACGGCGAAGTGCTCGCCGCCAGCCTCGCCTATTTCCTGAACCCGCTGCTCAACGTGCTGCTGGGCGTCGTTCTGCTCGGCGAACGCATGAACCGGACGCAAGGCGCGGCGGTGGCGTTGGCCGGGGCAGGGGTGGCGCTGTTCGCCTTCGGATCGTCGTGGATCGCGCTCGGCATCAGCCTCAGCCTCGCGATCAGCTTCGCGCTCTATGGCCTGATCCGCAAGACGGTATCGGTCGGCGCGCTCGAAGGGCTAATGGTGGAGACCACGCTGTTGGCACCCGTCGCGCTCGGTTATCTGCTGTTGCTCAGCACCACCCAGCCGCTGGCATTCGATCAGGGCGCGGGCATGGCCGCATTGTTGGTCGTTGCCGGAGCAGTCACCACCGCGCCGCTGCTGCTCTTTTCCGCCGCCGCGCGCCGGTTGCGGCTGGCGACGATGGGAATGCTGCAGTTCCTTGCGCCCTCGCTGCAGTTCCTGATCGCCATCTTCGTGTTCGGCGAAACGCTGACGCCGGTGCGCATGGGCTGTTTCGCGCTGATCTGGGCCGGCCTTGCCGTCTATGTCGTCGGCGGGCGCAGGCCGGGGCGGCGCGATGCCACCCCGACCCGGGCCTGA
- a CDS encoding outer membrane protein assembly factor BamD: MRTVSTRASALILVAIAGLGLSACARGGGGAGRDLPYVARDVGTLYTAAKDRLDRHQYKVAAALFDEVERQHPYSVWARRAQLMGAFSYYLDADYTKAIAGAQRFLSVHPGNRDAPYAYYLIALSYYEQISDVTRDQKITMQAMDALGELSRRYPNTPYAADARLKLDLVRDHLAGKEMEIGRFYQQRGQWLAASMRFRSVVDQYQTTTHAPEALMRLTETYLALGVPAEAKKSAAVLGANYPGTDWYQRAYDLINDKTPPPPKPIPVKYAPPPPPPTGTVTVEPGDDPTPAPQTPPAVTPSPTGPTTGGTNTGAGTPSGN; the protein is encoded by the coding sequence ATGCGTACCGTATCGACCCGCGCGTCTGCGCTCATCCTCGTCGCCATCGCCGGTCTCGGCCTGTCCGCCTGCGCCCGTGGCGGCGGCGGCGCGGGCCGCGACCTGCCCTATGTCGCGCGCGACGTGGGCACGCTCTACACCGCCGCGAAGGACCGGCTCGACCGCCATCAGTACAAGGTCGCGGCGGCATTGTTCGACGAGGTCGAGCGCCAGCACCCCTATTCGGTCTGGGCCCGCCGGGCGCAGCTGATGGGCGCGTTCAGCTATTATCTGGACGCCGACTATACGAAGGCGATCGCCGGTGCGCAGCGTTTCCTGTCGGTCCATCCCGGCAACCGCGACGCGCCTTATGCCTATTATCTGATTGCGCTGAGCTATTACGAGCAGATCAGCGACGTGACCCGCGACCAGAAGATCACGATGCAGGCGATGGACGCGCTGGGCGAACTCTCGCGCCGCTATCCCAATACGCCCTATGCCGCCGATGCCCGGCTGAAGCTCGATCTGGTGCGCGATCACTTGGCCGGCAAGGAAATGGAGATCGGCCGCTTCTATCAGCAGCGCGGGCAATGGCTGGCGGCGTCGATGCGCTTCCGCTCGGTCGTCGATCAGTATCAGACGACCACCCACGCACCCGAGGCGCTGATGCGCCTGACCGAAACCTATCTGGCGCTGGGCGTGCCGGCAGAGGCGAAGAAGTCGGCCGCCGTGCTCGGCGCCAACTATCCGGGCACCGACTGGTATCAGCGCGCCTATGACCTGATCAACGACAAGACGCCCCCGCCGCCCAAGCCGATCCCGGTCAAATACGCCCCGCCGCCCCCGCCGCCGACCGGCACGGTGACGGTCGAACCGGGCGACGACCCCACGCCCGCCCCGCAGACTCCGCCGGCAGTAACCCCGTCGCCGACCGGCCCGACGACCGGCGGCACGAATACGGGTGCGGGCACCCCGTCGGGGAACTGA
- a CDS encoding DNA-3-methyladenine glycosylase family protein yields the protein MGLSAEQLRTSLDALAEREPAFAAALAYAGYPEPRIRERGYVTLLRTIVGQQVSYKAADAVWKKLEALLGDASDPARIATKTDEELRAAGLSRQKSGYARSLADEVLSGRLDLANLPDDDEEAIAQLVRVKGIGRWSAEIYLLFAEGRLDVWPAGDLAVQVEIGRILGLPERPSEKQIRELAEGWRPHRSAATVFAWHHYMFDPETKAAKNSAI from the coding sequence ATGGGACTTTCCGCCGAACAGCTGCGCACCTCGCTGGATGCGCTGGCCGAGCGCGAGCCGGCGTTCGCGGCGGCGCTGGCCTATGCCGGCTATCCCGAACCGCGCATCCGCGAGCGGGGCTATGTGACGCTGCTGAGGACCATCGTCGGGCAGCAGGTCAGCTACAAGGCGGCGGATGCGGTGTGGAAGAAGCTGGAGGCGTTGCTGGGCGATGCCAGCGATCCCGCGCGAATCGCGACCAAGACCGACGAGGAACTGCGCGCCGCCGGGCTGTCGCGGCAGAAGAGCGGCTATGCCCGCAGTCTTGCCGACGAGGTGCTGAGCGGGCGACTCGACCTTGCCAACCTGCCCGACGATGACGAGGAAGCGATCGCGCAGCTGGTGCGGGTGAAGGGGATCGGGCGGTGGTCGGCCGAAATCTACCTGCTCTTCGCCGAGGGGCGGCTGGACGTCTGGCCGGCGGGCGACCTGGCGGTGCAGGTCGAGATCGGGCGCATCCTGGGCCTGCCCGAGCGGCCGAGCGAGAAGCAGATCCGCGAGCTGGCGGAGGGGTGGCGCCCGCACCGCAGCGCGGCGACGGTGTTCGCGTGGCACCATTATATGTTCGATCCGGAGACGAAGGCGGCGAAGAACAGCGCGATCTGA
- a CDS encoding class I mannose-6-phosphate isomerase: MPVTKLEMHRVEKPWGRHSLGFGFADQPADADPVGEIWYKTPGDDTPDLLVKYLFTSEKLSVQVHPDDRQAQARGLPRGKDECWTLLAAEPDSTIALGTLEPMTAEQLRDAALDGSIEQKLDWKPVKAGDFFYAKSGTVHAIGAGITLIEIQQNSETTYRLYDYGRPRELHLEDGVAVSDARPFVAPEAPGQIAENRAILVNGPKFVLERWTGGDRSVKVPAGVKGWFVPVTGNGTADGTKWTAGDCLTFEGEVQLQASEDSDLLFAYPGQQYA, from the coding sequence ATGCCCGTCACCAAGCTCGAAATGCACCGCGTCGAAAAGCCGTGGGGCCGCCATTCCCTCGGCTTCGGTTTCGCCGATCAGCCGGCCGATGCCGATCCGGTCGGCGAGATCTGGTACAAGACGCCGGGCGACGACACCCCCGACCTGCTGGTGAAATATCTCTTCACCTCGGAAAAACTGTCGGTGCAGGTCCATCCCGACGACCGCCAGGCGCAGGCCCGCGGCCTGCCGCGCGGCAAGGACGAGTGCTGGACGCTGCTGGCGGCCGAGCCCGATTCGACCATTGCGCTCGGCACCCTCGAACCGATGACCGCCGAGCAGCTGCGCGATGCGGCGCTCGACGGGTCGATCGAGCAGAAGCTGGACTGGAAGCCGGTGAAGGCCGGCGATTTCTTCTATGCCAAGTCGGGCACGGTCCATGCGATCGGCGCCGGCATCACGCTGATCGAGATCCAGCAGAATTCGGAAACGACGTACCGGTTGTACGATTATGGCCGCCCGCGCGAGCTGCATCTGGAGGATGGCGTCGCGGTGTCGGACGCGCGGCCGTTCGTGGCGCCGGAAGCGCCGGGCCAGATCGCGGAGAACCGCGCGATCCTGGTCAACGGGCCGAAGTTCGTGCTGGAACGCTGGACCGGTGGCGACCGCAGCGTCAAAGTTCCGGCAGGCGTAAAGGGCTGGTTCGTTCCCGTTACCGGCAATGGAACGGCCGACGGTACGAAATGGACCGCCGGCGACTGCCTGACCTTCGAAGGTGAAGTGCAGTTGCAGGCGAGCGAGGACTCGGACCTGTTGTTCGCCTATCCTGGTCAGCAATACGCCTGA
- a CDS encoding efflux transporter outer membrane subunit: protein MKRLTIPLAALLAGCSMTPAYERPTAVVPPSWPVGDAYLRQSEASLPSLTFEQVFTAPGLRTLVQQALANNRDLRIAAANIRAARAQYRIQRADLLPQVDASARYSYRGTGDGASTIAVPGTGTGGGGTGTGTGQPGTGTGGTGGTGGTVVTSGRSPSSFSLDLGATAFELDLFGRIRSLTEAEQNRYFSTEAGARATRLTLVGDIAEAWATYGADRSLMAVAEATAASARRSVTLTRARLQGGIAPRTDVRQAEQILATAESDLAEQRTQLAQDINALQLLVGAPIDPRLLPASIDVALPTIANLPAGIDSSILLRRPDVVQAEYELLAANADIGAARAALFPRLSLTGLVGFASDALRTLFTGGAFNYSVAPSLSYPIFRAGAGRAGVEFSKAQRDALLATYERTIQSAFRDVADALARQGTIADQTRAEQANLVAAQDTFRLTEARYRGGIDTFLTSLDAQRSYYSAQRRLVATQLVAATNRVTLYRSLGGDSLLEAGPNGPVPVTPATSAQMR from the coding sequence ATGAAGCGGCTGACCATCCCGCTCGCCGCATTGCTCGCCGGCTGTTCGATGACCCCGGCCTATGAACGGCCGACCGCGGTCGTGCCGCCGTCATGGCCGGTCGGCGACGCCTATCTGCGGCAAAGCGAGGCGAGCCTGCCCTCGCTGACCTTCGAACAGGTCTTCACCGCGCCGGGGCTGCGGACCCTCGTCCAGCAGGCGCTCGCCAACAACCGTGATCTGCGCATCGCCGCCGCCAATATCCGCGCGGCCCGCGCGCAATATCGCATCCAGCGCGCGGACCTGTTGCCGCAGGTCGATGCGTCGGCCCGTTACAGCTATCGCGGCACCGGCGACGGTGCGTCGACCATCGCCGTGCCGGGCACCGGGACGGGTGGCGGCGGTACGGGCACCGGGACCGGACAGCCGGGAACCGGCACCGGCGGGACCGGGGGCACCGGCGGTACGGTCGTCACCAGCGGTCGGTCGCCCAGCAGCTTCTCGCTCGACCTCGGCGCGACCGCGTTCGAACTCGACCTGTTCGGCCGCATCCGCTCGCTGACCGAGGCGGAGCAGAACCGCTATTTCTCGACCGAAGCCGGTGCGCGCGCCACGCGCCTGACCTTGGTCGGCGACATTGCCGAAGCATGGGCGACCTATGGCGCCGACCGCAGCCTGATGGCGGTGGCGGAGGCGACGGCGGCCAGCGCGCGGCGCAGCGTCACGCTGACCCGCGCCCGGCTGCAGGGCGGAATCGCCCCGCGCACCGACGTGCGCCAGGCCGAACAGATCCTCGCCACCGCCGAAAGTGACCTCGCCGAACAGCGCACGCAACTGGCGCAGGACATCAACGCGCTGCAACTGCTGGTCGGTGCGCCGATCGATCCCCGGCTGCTGCCCGCCTCGATCGATGTCGCGCTGCCGACCATCGCGAACCTGCCGGCGGGAATCGACTCCTCGATCCTGCTGCGCCGTCCCGACGTGGTGCAGGCGGAATATGAGCTGCTGGCGGCCAATGCCGATATCGGCGCGGCACGCGCGGCGCTGTTCCCGCGCCTGTCGCTGACCGGGCTGGTGGGGTTCGCCAGCGACGCGCTGCGCACGCTCTTCACCGGCGGCGCGTTCAACTATTCGGTCGCGCCCTCGCTCAGCTATCCGATCTTCCGCGCCGGCGCCGGCCGGGCAGGGGTCGAGTTCAGCAAGGCGCAGCGCGACGCGCTGCTCGCCACCTATGAACGCACCATCCAGTCGGCGTTCCGCGACGTCGCCGACGCGCTCGCGCGGCAGGGGACCATCGCCGACCAGACCCGCGCCGAACAGGCCAATCTGGTCGCCGCGCAGGACACGTTCCGCCTGACCGAGGCCAGATACCGGGGCGGCATCGACACCTTCCTCACCAGCCTCGACGCGCAGCGCAGCTATTACAGCGCGCAACGCCGCCTCGTCGCGACGCAGCTGGTCGCGGCGACCAACCGCGTGACGCTGTACCGTTCGCTGGGCGGCGATTCGCTGCTGGAGGCGGGGCCAAACGGCCCGGTGCCGGTGACTCCCGCGACGTCCGCCCAAATGCGTTGA
- a CDS encoding glycine zipper 2TM domain-containing protein: MRTPILAAMVAAVTLPTIAAAPAMAQTPRQEYRDEVRDARRDYRRDLRNADSPRDVRRAEREYRRDVNDARRDLRRDQRDWRAYRNYNYNRFEPGQNRYWADRYYRDGRYYQPRRLTRNDRIYRGQDNRYYCRRSDGTTGLIIGGLGGGVLGNVIAGGQSSLLGTLIGGGAGALLGRSVDRGQVVCR; encoded by the coding sequence ATGCGTACTCCGATCCTCGCCGCGATGGTTGCGGCCGTGACCCTGCCGACGATCGCCGCCGCCCCCGCGATGGCGCAGACCCCGCGCCAGGAATATCGCGACGAAGTGCGCGACGCCCGCCGCGACTATCGCCGCGACCTGCGCAATGCCGACAGCCCCCGCGACGTGCGCCGTGCCGAGCGCGAATACCGCCGCGACGTGAACGATGCCCGGCGCGACCTGCGTCGCGACCAGCGCGACTGGCGCGCCTATCGCAACTATAACTACAACCGGTTCGAACCGGGCCAGAACCGCTATTGGGCCGACCGTTACTATCGCGACGGCCGCTATTACCAGCCGCGCCGGCTGACCCGGAACGACCGCATCTATCGCGGGCAGGACAATCGCTATTATTGCCGCCGCAGCGACGGCACCACTGGACTCATCATCGGTGGCCTGGGTGGCGGCGTGCTGGGCAATGTCATTGCCGGCGGCCAGTCGAGCCTGCTGGGCACGTTGATCGGCGGCGGTGCGGGTGCGCTGCTCGGCCGCTCGGTCGATCGCGGGCAGGTGGTCTGCCGCTAA
- the recN gene encoding DNA repair protein RecN — MLTALSIRDVVLIEALDLDFAAGLGVLTGETGAGKSILLDALGLALGARGDTALVRHGAKQAAVTAIFAAPVPDGPVARLFDDNGLDLEPGEPLIIRRIVKADGGSRGFVNDQPASAGLLRDLAPHLVEIHGQHDDRGLLNPRGHRALLDGFGRIDTATLTRAYRDWRDAEAALGAALAEIEVAQRDREWLEHAVAELTALRPEPGEEETLAERRRSMQRAEKVAGDLTQVEERLDGPNGALSALRQAARALERIAEAHPALTESLAAVDRALVEAEAAEVALREASDALAFDAGALEDDESRLFALRAMARKHRVQPDDLATLAEELVGRLALLESGEAGLGKLEAAVTKARAAYQKEADRIHAARLDAAARLDAAVAGELAPLKLDAARFRTVVAELDDGQWSSSGRDRVEFEISTNPGAPFAPLAKIASGGELSRFILALKVALAEEGGAATMIFDEIDRGVGGAVASAIGDRLHRLSRATQLLVVTHSPQVAARGDRHLLIAKRHDGIVTRTGVRPLSSDERREEIARMLSGAEITDEARAQARRLIEPA; from the coding sequence ATGCTGACGGCGCTTTCCATCCGTGACGTGGTGCTGATCGAGGCGCTCGACCTCGATTTCGCCGCTGGCCTGGGCGTGTTGACCGGGGAGACCGGCGCGGGAAAATCGATCCTGCTCGACGCGCTCGGCCTGGCACTGGGCGCCCGGGGCGACACCGCGCTCGTCCGCCATGGCGCGAAACAGGCGGCGGTCACCGCGATCTTCGCTGCGCCCGTTCCCGATGGCCCGGTCGCCCGGCTGTTCGACGATAACGGCCTCGACCTCGAACCCGGCGAACCGCTCATCATCCGCCGCATCGTAAAGGCCGATGGCGGCAGCCGCGGCTTCGTCAACGACCAGCCCGCCTCGGCCGGCCTCCTGCGCGACCTCGCCCCGCATCTCGTCGAAATCCACGGCCAGCACGACGATCGCGGCCTGCTCAACCCGCGCGGCCACCGCGCGCTGCTCGACGGCTTCGGCCGGATCGACACCGCAACCCTCACGCGCGCCTATCGCGACTGGCGCGATGCCGAAGCGGCGCTGGGCGCGGCGCTGGCCGAGATCGAGGTGGCACAGCGCGACCGCGAATGGCTCGAACATGCCGTCGCCGAACTGACCGCGCTCCGCCCCGAACCGGGCGAGGAGGAAACCCTCGCCGAACGCCGCCGCTCGATGCAGCGCGCCGAAAAGGTCGCGGGCGACCTGACCCAGGTCGAGGAACGGCTCGACGGCCCCAACGGCGCGCTGTCCGCGCTGCGCCAGGCCGCCCGCGCCCTCGAACGCATTGCCGAGGCGCATCCCGCGCTCACCGAATCGCTCGCCGCCGTCGACCGCGCGCTGGTCGAGGCGGAGGCGGCCGAGGTCGCGCTGCGCGAAGCGAGCGATGCGCTCGCCTTCGACGCCGGCGCGCTGGAGGACGACGAATCCCGCCTGTTCGCGCTGCGGGCGATGGCGCGTAAGCACCGCGTCCAGCCCGACGACCTCGCGACCCTCGCCGAGGAGCTCGTCGGCCGCCTCGCCCTGCTCGAATCGGGCGAAGCCGGTCTCGGCAAGCTGGAGGCCGCGGTCACCAAGGCGCGCGCCGCCTATCAGAAGGAAGCCGACCGCATCCACGCCGCCCGCCTCGACGCGGCGGCGCGCCTCGATGCGGCGGTGGCCGGCGAACTCGCCCCCCTGAAACTCGACGCCGCCCGCTTCCGCACCGTCGTCGCCGAACTGGACGACGGACAATGGTCGTCCTCTGGCCGCGACCGGGTGGAGTTCGAGATTTCGACCAACCCCGGCGCACCCTTCGCGCCGCTCGCCAAGATCGCGTCGGGCGGCGAACTGTCGCGCTTCATCTTGGCGCTGAAGGTCGCGCTCGCCGAAGAGGGCGGGGCGGCGACGATGATCTTCGACGAGATCGATCGCGGCGTCGGCGGCGCGGTCGCCTCGGCGATCGGCGACCGCCTCCACCGCCTGTCGCGCGCCACGCAATTGCTGGTCGTCACCCACAGCCCGCAGGTCGCGGCACGCGGCGACCGCCACCTGCTGATCGCCAAGCGCCACGACGGCATCGTCACCCGCACCGGCGTCCGGCCGCTGTCGAGCGACGAACGCCGCGAGGAAATCGCGCGGATGCTCTCGGGCGCCGAAATCACCGACGAGGCGCGCGCCCAGGCCCGGCGGCTGATCGAGCCGGCATGA